ATCGACAGTACTAGGGAACTTTACTGGTCGTAATATGGGTTGGCTTGCTTTTGAAAAAGAAGAGGCCCTTAAAAATGTTATAAGAGTATTAAAAGAAGATAATGGTGAAGGTGAACTTGCAAGCGAGTTCGGTGGTAGTTATAGAAAAATTTTAAAGGGAACTGATCCTTCTATTGAAGACGATTTTAGACTCTCAGCTGAATACCGCCTTGACTTAGATACTGCTACTGATGAGGAAATTCTTAAAAAAGTAGAGGAGTATGTTTTTATTTATGTTAAAAATATTGATTTCTCTACTGATGAAGAAGGTAATTATAACGGTAGTGCCTATGATTTCTTCTTAAAAGAAAATGGTATTCCTACTGGACCTAGTAAGAATCAAAGTGTTGGATCTTATACTTCTGGGCTAAGAAGAGCGATTGCGAAATTAGATAAGCCTCGCTATATAGAAGCATTCTCATTAGATACACACGGACGTAAAACACAATTTAAAAAAGAAGAGCTTGATGGTCTAAAAATATTCTTAAACTTAAAGAATAATAGTAGATCAATGTGTCTTCAGTGTCACATGCCACCTTTATTTAGTGATGGTCTTTATCATAATGTAGGTGTGTCGCAAAATGAATATGAAAACATTCATGGAAAGGGAAGCCTTTTAGCAAAGAAGATACCTTCACTTAAAGAGAAGGAAGCATCTAAGATTACTTTTTTAGATATTCCAAATGTTAAAGATGATAATAAGGTTGATTTTGGAGCGTGGAACTTCTTCTCAAGCTCTAAGCAATCAAATTTTAGTAATTATATGCGTTCACTCTTTTGCTCTAGTCCAGCGAATTGTGACGATGAAGAAATTTCTTCTCGTATGGTTGGAAGAATCAAAACTCCAACTTTGAGAAACTTAGGACATTCTGCACCTTACTTTCATAATGGTAGTGAAAAGGATATTCTAGGGGTTTTAAAAGTATATAAGCGTAACTCTGAACTTGTAAGAAATAGAGAACTTGTAAATCCTGCACCTCAATTAGGTCGCATGAATTTAAAGGATAGTGACTTAAAGAATTTAGAAAAATTCATTAAATCACTTGATGAAGAATACGAGTAGTTTTATAGAATATCAGTGTTAATAATCCAATGAATCTGGCATAATTATCCTAAACTTTTAAGGATAATTATGAAAATCAGAGAGAGAATTAAATCCCTAGTAAATAGTAGAACTTCTGGTGAGCATCAGTATCACCAGAATGACTTTATGTATTCAAGAAAAGGCCCTTGGCCTCAGCCGTCTCCTGTTCATCCATGGGGAGAGAGTCCTGCTGTCGTTCATGTTCCATTTAGAGAAGTTGTTGATTGGTGGATATGGATCGGTTCTAGGTATGTAGCAACACTAGGTCTTTCGCCTTATTACTTGTTAAAAGGTTTTCTTTTTCCAGGCCTGAAAGAAGTCAGCGATGAAAAGTTTCAAGATCTCTTAAATTATTCGATGATGAGTAAATTTTTAACTGATCAGCTTGACCAAGCAGATCGAGATATATTTAAAGATTACCTTGGAGAAGATCGCCAATGGTTTATTGTTGATTTACAAGCGGTTGAGGTTGTTGAAACATTTGAAGGTATTTACGTAAGTGCAACAAAAACGCTTTTATATAAAGAAGATGATAAATTTATTGTTCGTTGTATATATGTAGATAAAACAACTACTATTTTTGAAAGTACAGATGGGGATGCTTGGGAACTTGCTAAGTACTTCGTTCTTCAAGGAGGTGCTCTTTGTGCAACTCTAGTCGTTCACCCGCTTCTTCATTTTCCATTTGATAGTATAAATGCAATTTCTAAAACTTCTCTGCCAAAAGACCATGTGCTCTTTAGGTTATTAAGTCCTCATTTTCGTTTTACGTTGCCACTTGAAAATGCAGTACTAAATTATAAATCATCATTACTACAAGAAAAGTGGTATATGACTTACGCTCCTTATCCTGGAGGACCTGCTGGCCTTAGAGACTTACTTGTTGAAGGTTATAAGGGAATAAAAGATAATTTATCCTATCCACCTTTTTCATATAGTTTAACTTCTCCTAAAATTGAAGGTAAGTACGGTGTCTATCTCGCAAAGTATTACGACGTATTCTACTCCTATGTTTCGGAAGTTCTTAAAGATGTGGAGAAGAATGATTTTTGGATCTCAAAATGGGCAGATTATTGCCATAAGCACGTCGTTGACTTTCCAAACGGAGAGAAGATTTGGGAAGGGGATACCCTCATTCGGGCCGTAACAACATATTTGTTTACTGTGACTGTAGCACATTCGACTGATCACTATAATTACGGCCAAATTAATAAGCGTGAAGTTCCATTGAGAATGAGGCAAGCTCCTCCTGAAAAAGGAGTGAAAATGATTAAGAGATCGAAGTTAGTAAAACCTTGGGACCTTATGAAGTACTATATGGCGGATAACTTATTCTTTTCACCAACAACTGTCACAAGCTTGATACAGGCACGATATAATTTTAAAGAGGCCCACAGAGTTAACGCTGCGACTAAGTTTAAAAAAGATTTAATTCAATTAGATTCTGATTTAAAGAAGATGGGGATTGAATATATGCCTTTGAAAAAGATAGCAGCGAGTATTCAATTTTAATGAATGATATTTATATTCTAAGCACTTTATTCTTTGTTGTCGCTACTATTTACTCTATTGCAGGTTTTGGTGGAGGCTCTAGTTATATAGCGCTGCTCATTTTGTTTTCTGTTAACTATACAGTTGCACCTACGATCGCTCTAAGCTGTAACCTCATTGTGGTCACAGTTGGAACGATTAGGTTTATTAGAAATAAGAATGTTCTTTGGAGACTAATACTTCCTTTTATTTCAAGTTCTATTCTCTTTAGCTACATTGGCGGACTACAGAGTATTTCAAAATTTTCATTTCAATTGATATTAGCTCTTTGTTTATTCGCAGCTTCGCTGAAAATGTTACTCTTTAAAAAGAGCGCAGTTGATTTAAAATATAATACTTCACCGCCTATCTTAGGTTCTTTATTTATTGGGGCAGTTCTAGGATTTGTTTCTGGACTGGTTGGAATTGGTGGGGGAATTTTCTTGGCTCCGATCCTCTATATGCTACGATGGGGGAGTCCGAAAAATATTGCCTCAAGCGCTTCTGTTTTCATTTTTGTAAACTCAATCGCAGGACTGATTGGGCATTATCACAAGTTTAATGGATTTATTGATTATAAACCATTTCTTCCACTTCTCATTGCCGTGGGACTTGGTGGTTTTATTGGAAATCATCTAACGCTCAAGAAGATTTCACCAAGACAAATTGAGCTTGTGACAGCTATTCTTGTGCTCATTGTTTCTGTTCGCATCTTTTGGAATTTATTATGAAGCCCGATATTCTTGATCATAAAGTTCTAGAGTCTATGTACAGTAAAAGTGAACTAGGAAATTCATATAGCTTCTTACTGGGGATTGCTTCAGGTGTATTTATTAGTACTGGAGCTTTTATTTTTGTAATGATGCTTCACCTTGATTTCTTTTCGAGTTTGAATAGGCTCTTTGCTAGCAGTACTTTTAGTATTGGACTGATTCTTATTATTTTTAGCAAGACTCAGCTCTTTACCGGTAATAACCTTATGATTCGAAATCTACTCTCAAAGAATATTTCTGGATATATGGTTCTAAAGAACTGGACATTTGTCTATCTTGGAAATTTAATTGGTGCTTTAGGATTTGTAGTTGCCCTTTATTTTTTGTCTCCAACTGTTCTTGACGAACGTTTTATAGAGATTGCGATTCATAAGCTCTCTCTTGGTACAATTACTACAATATATAAAGCGATTCTTTGTAATATCCTTGTTTGTATTGCAGTGGCCTTGGCCATCTTTTTTGAAAAAAAATTATTCAAAGTGATTGCTATTGTCATTCCTATTACATTATTTGTTTTTTTGGGTTTTGAGCACTCTGTCGCAAATATGTTCTTTGTCCCGATGGGTCTTATTTTGAAAGGTGATCTTTCTAATATGCAGCTTTTACTGCTACTAAGAAATCTTAGTCTTGTGACGTTTGGCAATATCGCAGGGGGAGCTTTAGTGTCCCTATCTCTGTACTTTTTTCTTGGTGCCAAAGTAGAACGGGCCGAGGACAAAGTGCACTAGATTCAAAACGAACTAGTTCATTATATCAAATTTTCAATAACTTAGGGTCCTTAGAAGTTGGCACGGATTATGCTTATAAGAAAGCAAGCTGATTGAAAGGGATCTTCATCCCGCCTCAACTCACTTCTTTGTTTAACCATAAATTTGGTTAATATCTAAAAAATCTAAAATTTCTTTTCCTTTTAATCAGCTAAACTTTATTCAATTGTTCTTTCCCAATCTAAACAACTCTTAATAGCGTCTTTAAAAACTTTATTCTTTGAGATCAATGTTCCTTGATTTGATCCTTTTGAGTCGCAGCCACCATGAGTATGGATTCCAATAATTTTATTAGTTGAATTACTAATTATTGAAGAACCAGAGTTACCACCCATAGTATCGACTAAGTGTTCAATCGCAGATGGTTTTAACCAACGACCAATTTTTTTAATTGATCCAGAGTTCGTTTGCTGAGAAAAAGATAGGTTCGGATCGTTTTGGTCAAGTCCGTAACCTGTTATTGTCACTTTATCTCCCAAACGAATAGGAGCTTCTAGGGCCACAGAATAATAACCTTGTACATCTCCTGGATATTTTCCTGTAACCTTATTAGGAAGTAATTTGATGACGGCCCAGTCGTTACCAACTCCGTTATTCTTATATCTTAGGTAATCTTTTGAACGAAGATAGATATCTTCTTTTATTGATTCCTTTAGTCCGGTCTCATCTGAGTCAGGAACGTTGAAAGAAGCTTTTTCGAGTGCATCAACACAATGACCAGCACTAACAGCACACGAACGTCCAATCATAGTAACTGTACATCCAGCAAGTCTATTTAGGCTTGATGCCCTCGCTATTTTTCTATCATTTGATAAGGTTCTATCATCGCTATCTCCACAAATCGACTTGTCACTTGCTTGCGAGTTCAGAGAAATAAATACTATTAAAAATAGAATACTTTTCACTTTTCATCCTTGAAATTAGTTTTAAATATTATCGCTGACAATTTCATTCATCGTCAAATATTGCTAGAGATCATTTACCAATTAAGCTATTCTAGTATTATACAAAATAAGGAAAATTATGAGTCTTACTATTTGGATTGATGCAGATGCTTGCCCGAAACCAGTTAAAGAAGTTGTATTTAAAAATAGCTTCAGACTCAAAGTTCCTGTCATTCTGGTTGCTAATAGTTATATGAGCATCCCGCTAGATCCACTTATTCGTTTTATTCAAGTAGATAAGGGGGCCGATGTAGCGGATCAATATATTGTTGATAACTGTAGCCCTGGAGATCTTGTTATTACCGCCGATATTCCTCTTGCAGATTTCGTTGTTAAAAAAGAAGCTATTGCAATAAATCCTAGAGGTGAAGAATATACTGAGGACAATATTAGCGAGAGGCTTTCAATGAGAAATTTCATGCAAGACTTACGCGATAGTGGGATGGATACTGGTGGCCCTGCTCCGTATGGACCCAAGGACAAAGAAATGTTTACTAATGCCTTAAATCGGCTACTTACAAAATTGTTAAAATAACAGGTTTTTTCTATTTCATTGACTTTCATCCCAGTATTGTAGATAAACATATCTACATCTGAGCATATTATTTAACTTTAGAAAAATCACTGATGCTTGGATTAAGTGATTTCTCTTACAGAAGGAATAATATGTCTGATTTCAGTTCATTGAACTTACACCCATCTATTTTAAGTGCACTTACAAAGAAAGGTTATACAACACCAACGCCTATACAGGCCCAAGCAATTCCTCATGTTATTGAAGGAAGAGATATTCTTGGTATTGCCCAAACTGGGACAGGGAAGACTGCTGCTTTTTCTTTGCCAATTATTCATAGAATGGCAATTGCGAAAGTTAAGATTAAACCAGCAAGAGTTCAGTGTTTAATACTCACGCCAACCCGTGAGCTTGCTCAGCAAATTGAAGATAATATTTCTACCTACGCTAAACAACTAAAGATCTCTAGTAAGGCAATTTTTGGAGGTGTAGGTTACAGACCTCAGGTTCAGGCCATGAGTAAAGGTCTCAACTTTTTAGTAGCAACTCCTGGTCGTTTGTTAGATCTAATGGATGATGGGCATGTTCTTTTTGAGCAATTAGAATATTTTATCTTGGATGAAGCAGATAGAATGCTTGATATGGGTTTTCTAAGAGATGTTAAAAAAGTTATTAAGAATCTACCACCTAAGAAACAAACACTTCTTTTTTCGGCAACTATGCCAAAAGATATTGCAGCACTATCAAAGGAGCTATTGCATGACCCAATTCGTGTAGAAGTTACTCCTGAATCATCGACTGTTGAGAAGATCTCTCAATCAGTTTGCATGGTTGAAAAATCTAATAAGCCTCTTCTTTTGAAAAGTATTTTAGATGACAAAGAAATTAAAAGTGTTCTTGTTTTTACAAGAACTAAGCATGGTGCAGACAGAGTTGTAAAACACCTTGATCGAAATGGTGTTACAGCTGCCGCTATTCATGGGAATAAGTCTCAAGGTGCACGAGAAAGAGCACTTAACGGATTTAGAGCGCAGAAATTAAGAGTGCTGGTAGCTACAGATATTGCTGCCAGAGGAATAGATGTTAATCATGTCTCTCATGTCATTAATTACCACCTTCCAGATGATCCTAAGAGTTATGTACATAGAATAGGTCGTACTGCGAGAGCAGGTAGAGAAGGTAGAGCTATTTCTTTCTGTGATAATGACGAATTAAAATTGCTTAAAGGAATCGAAAAAACGATTCAGACTAAATTATTTGTGGATACGGAGCATGAATATCACGGAGTAGCGCCACATATATCTAAGCAGGTTCAAAACAAACCTAAGACAAAGCATATTCATAATCAAAAAAAGAAAGTTCAAAAAAAGAAAATGCAAAGTAGAAATGTTAAAAGGTAGACGCCATGAACTATGAAATTAGAGAGTTAAGTCATAGTGAATTTATGCCTCTTTATAGTCAATATAAAGATATTGTGTTCGAGGAAGACCATAGCTTTGTATTGTGGGATTTATTATCTAAGAAAGAATTAGAATCAATTACTTCTTTAAAAATGGAAGACGGACAAAGAATTTACTTGGCCCTATTTACAAGTGAGAATGAATTTGTAGGATGGAGTTGGGGATTTCAGGAAAATCCAACGACTTTTTATATGTGTAATTCTGCTGTGTTAGAAGATCATAGACGTAAAGGTCAGTATAGCGCTCTTGTAGAGCGCTTTATTTCTCTCCTTTCTCAAAAAGGCTATCAACTCGTTTATTCTAGGCACTGCTGTACTAACAATGCTGTGATTATCCCTAAGTTAAAGCATGGTTTCATTATTTCTAAAATGGAAGTTGATGATAAGTTTGGAGTATTAATTCATTTGCATTATTACTTCAATAAGACTCGTCGTAAAATTATGGACTACAGAAGTGGTCAATTAAAGCCTGATCTAGAAATAAAAAAAATCTTTAACATGGATAATGAATGAACTCTTTCTTAGATCAATTTCTAACAAGTGAAGAAATATCTTCTTTAAAAAGAGCGTTTAATTCGAATGAACCTTTTTATATCCAAAAAACTAAGAGGCCATTTAACACAATTCCTTTTGCTCAGAACTTTATAGATATTACTAGTATTAAAAATAATTGGCATGGCCCTGTTGATGTTCATAGTAAGGAAATTCAAGATGAATGTGACAGTATGACTGTCGATATTCATAGGGCCGCAGAGCATTTTGAGTCTGGTTGCGGTTTACTCATTAATGACATTAATAATACCTATCATTCACATAATGAACTCATAGAGGAGCTAAAGGTATTTTTTGGTGTTTCTGCCCTTAGTTACGGCAGGAGCCTTATTTATGGAACTCCAAAAAATGGTGGAAGTGCTACTCATTTTGACCAGAATTTTAATCTCATTTTTCAGCTTTCTGGTAAAAAGAAGTGGAAGCTAGAAGAGAATAAAAGTGTAATTAATCCATTAACTAGGCATGCTTTAAATCAAGAGTGTGATCCAGAGTTACAAAGCTATCTTTTAGATGATTTTCCACAGAATATTGATGATTTCTCTTATGAGTTCGACTTGGAAGAAGGCTCGATGCTATTTGTTCCTATAGGACATTGGCACAATACTCATGCTAGTGATGATTCTTTCGCTTTAAATTTTACTTTTACCACACCGTCATGGGCAGATATTTTGTTAACTGCTATGAGGGCGAGAATTATAAGTTCTGACGAGTGGAGAAAAAGGGTTTCTGGATTAAATGACAAGGCCGTACTTGAGGATAACTTAGTTCGGTTTCAATCACTTCTTGAAAACCTCGCAAAGGATTTAGAGGGCTGGAGTAGTATTGATGTTCTTTCGATGATTGAAGGGAGAGATTTAAGGCAATAATGAATAAAGCTAATTCTCTAA
This window of the Halobacteriovorax sp. HLS genome carries:
- a CDS encoding cytochrome c peroxidase, translating into MKKLLILISLLSFNTHASEEAAEALGERLFNDFRFSAYFAKVSKGNVNHELKKGSPAVEVIDTLIGQTTSPFMGKATSCSSCHMVDQGLEIEGLGMRGYNDAAKRTPIWFRAKDQKTTTLRNTPALIGINSKYLPHSFVHFDGELDGIKSTVLGNFTGRNMGWLAFEKEEALKNVIRVLKEDNGEGELASEFGGSYRKILKGTDPSIEDDFRLSAEYRLDLDTATDEEILKKVEEYVFIYVKNIDFSTDEEGNYNGSAYDFFLKENGIPTGPSKNQSVGSYTSGLRRAIAKLDKPRYIEAFSLDTHGRKTQFKKEELDGLKIFLNLKNNSRSMCLQCHMPPLFSDGLYHNVGVSQNEYENIHGKGSLLAKKIPSLKEKEASKITFLDIPNVKDDNKVDFGAWNFFSSSKQSNFSNYMRSLFCSSPANCDDEEISSRMVGRIKTPTLRNLGHSAPYFHNGSEKDILGVLKVYKRNSELVRNRELVNPAPQLGRMNLKDSDLKNLEKFIKSLDEEYE
- a CDS encoding sulfite exporter TauE/SafE family protein; amino-acid sequence: MNDIYILSTLFFVVATIYSIAGFGGGSSYIALLILFSVNYTVAPTIALSCNLIVVTVGTIRFIRNKNVLWRLILPFISSSILFSYIGGLQSISKFSFQLILALCLFAASLKMLLFKKSAVDLKYNTSPPILGSLFIGAVLGFVSGLVGIGGGIFLAPILYMLRWGSPKNIASSASVFIFVNSIAGLIGHYHKFNGFIDYKPFLPLLIAVGLGGFIGNHLTLKKISPRQIELVTAILVLIVSVRIFWNLL
- a CDS encoding formate/nitrite transporter family protein; this translates as MKPDILDHKVLESMYSKSELGNSYSFLLGIASGVFISTGAFIFVMMLHLDFFSSLNRLFASSTFSIGLILIIFSKTQLFTGNNLMIRNLLSKNISGYMVLKNWTFVYLGNLIGALGFVVALYFLSPTVLDERFIEIAIHKLSLGTITTIYKAILCNILVCIAVALAIFFEKKLFKVIAIVIPITLFVFLGFEHSVANMFFVPMGLILKGDLSNMQLLLLLRNLSLVTFGNIAGGALVSLSLYFFLGAKVERAEDKVH
- a CDS encoding serine protease, which codes for MKSILFLIVFISLNSQASDKSICGDSDDRTLSNDRKIARASSLNRLAGCTVTMIGRSCAVSAGHCVDALEKASFNVPDSDETGLKESIKEDIYLRSKDYLRYKNNGVGNDWAVIKLLPNKVTGKYPGDVQGYYSVALEAPIRLGDKVTITGYGLDQNDPNLSFSQQTNSGSIKKIGRWLKPSAIEHLVDTMGGNSGSSIISNSTNKIIGIHTHGGCDSKGSNQGTLISKNKVFKDAIKSCLDWERTIE
- a CDS encoding YaiI/YqxD family protein; translation: MSLTIWIDADACPKPVKEVVFKNSFRLKVPVILVANSYMSIPLDPLIRFIQVDKGADVADQYIVDNCSPGDLVITADIPLADFVVKKEAIAINPRGEEYTEDNISERLSMRNFMQDLRDSGMDTGGPAPYGPKDKEMFTNALNRLLTKLLK
- a CDS encoding DEAD/DEAH box helicase; translation: MSDFSSLNLHPSILSALTKKGYTTPTPIQAQAIPHVIEGRDILGIAQTGTGKTAAFSLPIIHRMAIAKVKIKPARVQCLILTPTRELAQQIEDNISTYAKQLKISSKAIFGGVGYRPQVQAMSKGLNFLVATPGRLLDLMDDGHVLFEQLEYFILDEADRMLDMGFLRDVKKVIKNLPPKKQTLLFSATMPKDIAALSKELLHDPIRVEVTPESSTVEKISQSVCMVEKSNKPLLLKSILDDKEIKSVLVFTRTKHGADRVVKHLDRNGVTAAAIHGNKSQGARERALNGFRAQKLRVLVATDIAARGIDVNHVSHVINYHLPDDPKSYVHRIGRTARAGREGRAISFCDNDELKLLKGIEKTIQTKLFVDTEHEYHGVAPHISKQVQNKPKTKHIHNQKKKVQKKKMQSRNVKR
- a CDS encoding GNAT family N-acetyltransferase; its protein translation is MNYEIRELSHSEFMPLYSQYKDIVFEEDHSFVLWDLLSKKELESITSLKMEDGQRIYLALFTSENEFVGWSWGFQENPTTFYMCNSAVLEDHRRKGQYSALVERFISLLSQKGYQLVYSRHCCTNNAVIIPKLKHGFIISKMEVDDKFGVLIHLHYYFNKTRRKIMDYRSGQLKPDLEIKKIFNMDNE
- a CDS encoding JmjC domain-containing protein, with the translated sequence MNSFLDQFLTSEEISSLKRAFNSNEPFYIQKTKRPFNTIPFAQNFIDITSIKNNWHGPVDVHSKEIQDECDSMTVDIHRAAEHFESGCGLLINDINNTYHSHNELIEELKVFFGVSALSYGRSLIYGTPKNGGSATHFDQNFNLIFQLSGKKKWKLEENKSVINPLTRHALNQECDPELQSYLLDDFPQNIDDFSYEFDLEEGSMLFVPIGHWHNTHASDDSFALNFTFTTPSWADILLTAMRARIISSDEWRKRVSGLNDKAVLEDNLVRFQSLLENLAKDLEGWSSIDVLSMIEGRDLRQ